A single region of the Alkalispirochaeta americana genome encodes:
- a CDS encoding EFR1 family ferrodoxin (N-terminal region resembles flavodoxins. C-terminal ferrodoxin region binds two 4Fe-4S clusters.) — MITLYFSGTGNSRFVAETFSRQTGGACHSIEEPLHFASLLARQETICFCYPVYGSCVPPILRDFVLLHRESLEEKKLVILATQFLFSGDGARAFTDLLRGTPCQIIYADHITMPNNICNFFLFPAKDASRCARRLRSAQKRVTRAVECLESGVVRRRGFSGASRILGLLTQRLWFQRIEDAASQDVRVANSCTGCGLCVRVCPRENLFLTTDSGPARVDQRGRCTLCYRCVNMCPEMAITVLWHSPVRRQYHGPE; from the coding sequence ATGATCACGCTCTATTTTTCAGGGACGGGCAACTCCCGTTTTGTTGCCGAGACCTTCTCCCGGCAGACCGGTGGGGCCTGTCACTCCATAGAAGAGCCTCTTCATTTTGCGTCGCTCCTGGCCCGGCAGGAGACGATCTGCTTTTGTTACCCCGTCTATGGATCCTGCGTACCCCCGATCCTGCGCGACTTCGTTCTGCTCCACCGGGAGTCCCTGGAGGAGAAAAAGCTGGTGATCCTGGCCACGCAGTTTCTCTTTTCCGGCGATGGGGCCAGGGCCTTTACCGACCTGCTTCGGGGAACCCCTTGCCAGATCATCTACGCCGATCACATCACCATGCCCAATAATATCTGCAATTTTTTTCTCTTTCCCGCAAAAGACGCGAGCCGTTGCGCCCGGCGGCTACGGTCGGCACAGAAGCGGGTGACCCGCGCCGTGGAGTGTCTGGAATCAGGCGTTGTTCGCAGACGAGGCTTCTCTGGGGCATCACGCATCCTGGGGCTCCTGACCCAGCGCCTGTGGTTCCAGCGCATTGAGGATGCAGCAAGCCAGGACGTTCGCGTTGCGAACTCCTGCACCGGCTGCGGACTGTGCGTGCGGGTCTGCCCCAGGGAGAACCTCTTCCTGACCACCGATTCTGGACCTGCCAGGGTGGACCAGCGAGGGCGCTGCACCCTCTGCTACCGTTGCGTAAACATGTGCCCCGAGATGGCAATTACAGTCCTGTGGCACAGCCCCGTTCGACGGCAGTACCACGGACCTGAGTGA
- a CDS encoding cryptochrome/photolyase family protein, with amino-acid sequence MISAALIYPHQLYDPRHHPVLRSDLPVYLVEEPLLLTHNPVHRQRLLLHRLSMKAYARRLEQLGHVVRYLDLRSIDSTDAVWQQLTADGITSIHVADTTDDYLERALASAETRHGIGLIRYESSLFLLPKAQAVQRYLDSKRHMARFYQRLRKDWHILIDHNQEPVGGLWSYDQENRKKLPRSLALPTDIQPWKPQNPEEDQEIALARSWLAQIPGRHYGSSQIWCGWTPEHARQALQNFLSERLSLFGNYEDAISQTHTRLFHSALSPYLNIGLLSPRDVLDALLAHAGSHSSPINSIPINSLEGYIRQLTGWREFIRAAYEEDGRALRTRNFFGHTRPLPAGLWSGDTGIPPLDTAIQRSLRWGYAHHIERLMVTGNYLLLAGTHPDQVYEWFMGMYVDAFDWVMVPNVYGMSQFADGGLFATKPYISGSNYLRKMSDYPPGPWQDDWTALYWNFIHQHRALFAANHRMSMMPRMLDKMAPATRQEHLQRAARLLQRP; translated from the coding sequence ATGATCAGTGCCGCTCTTATTTATCCCCACCAGCTCTACGATCCCCGGCACCACCCGGTACTGAGATCGGATCTGCCGGTCTATCTGGTTGAGGAACCCCTTCTTCTGACCCACAACCCGGTCCATCGGCAGCGCCTGTTGTTGCACCGGCTCTCCATGAAGGCCTATGCCAGGCGGCTGGAGCAGCTCGGCCACGTTGTCCGGTATCTGGATCTGCGCAGCATCGACAGCACCGACGCGGTCTGGCAGCAGCTCACGGCCGACGGCATTACCTCCATCCATGTGGCCGACACCACCGACGATTACCTCGAGCGCGCCCTTGCCTCGGCAGAAACCCGGCACGGCATCGGGCTCATACGCTACGAAAGTTCGCTCTTCCTGCTCCCGAAAGCCCAGGCGGTTCAACGCTATCTCGATTCAAAAAGACACATGGCCCGGTTCTACCAGCGCCTGCGCAAGGACTGGCACATTCTGATAGATCATAATCAGGAGCCCGTCGGCGGCCTCTGGAGCTACGATCAGGAGAACCGCAAAAAATTGCCCAGAAGCCTTGCTCTCCCGACCGACATCCAGCCCTGGAAACCCCAAAATCCCGAGGAAGATCAGGAGATCGCCCTGGCCCGGTCCTGGCTGGCCCAAATCCCCGGCCGACACTACGGCAGCAGCCAGATTTGGTGCGGCTGGACCCCGGAACATGCCCGCCAGGCCCTGCAGAACTTCCTCTCGGAGCGGCTTTCTCTCTTCGGCAATTACGAAGACGCCATCAGCCAGACCCATACCCGGCTATTCCACTCCGCCCTGTCGCCCTATCTCAACATCGGTCTTCTGTCCCCCCGTGACGTTCTGGACGCCCTCCTGGCCCACGCCGGGAGCCACAGTTCGCCGATTAACTCAATCCCGATTAACTCGCTGGAAGGATATATCCGACAGCTGACAGGCTGGCGAGAGTTTATACGTGCCGCCTACGAGGAGGACGGCCGCGCCCTGCGCACCCGAAACTTCTTTGGTCACACCCGTCCTCTTCCCGCCGGCCTGTGGAGCGGCGACACCGGAATTCCCCCGCTGGACACCGCCATTCAGCGCAGCCTGCGCTGGGGCTACGCCCATCATATCGAACGCCTGATGGTCACCGGCAATTATCTTCTGCTTGCCGGAACCCACCCCGACCAGGTCTATGAATGGTTCATGGGAATGTACGTCGATGCCTTCGACTGGGTCATGGTGCCTAACGTCTACGGCATGAGTCAGTTCGCCGATGGCGGGCTTTTTGCCACCAAACCCTACATTAGCGGCAGCAACTACCTGCGCAAGATGTCCGATTATCCCCCCGGCCCCTGGCAGGACGACTGGACCGCCCTGTACTGGAACTTTATTCACCAGCACCGGGCGCTCTTCGCCGCCAACCATCGCATGTCCATGATGCCGCGGATGCTCGATAAAATGGCTCCCGCCACCCGCCAGGAGCATCTCCAGCGTGCTGCCCGGCTCTTGCAACGCCCCTGA
- a CDS encoding aldo/keto reductase yields MKYRTLGKTGYTVSEVSLGTWQVGGGWGQAFDDKVAENIINAAIDEGVNFLDTADVYDDGKSEAAVARVVRQRNRGGKEDIRFATKCGRRIDPHTDENYTPKTLRLHVEESLRNTGLETLDLIQLHCPPTPVYSRPEIFGLFEDLQKEGKIRNLGVSVEKIEEAMTAVQYPNVSSVQIIFNMFRQKPAEAFFQEAQKKDVGIIVRVPLASGLLAGKYTARTSFHPQDHRSFNRDGATFDKGETFSGVDYDIALKAVEELKKALPQREDLAAVALRWILMFDQVSCIIPGASKPEQVQRNVRAVQAEPLAAQEMEVVAGIYNQYIRPSIHHLW; encoded by the coding sequence ATGAAGTACAGAACACTGGGAAAAACAGGCTACACCGTCTCGGAAGTGTCCCTTGGAACATGGCAGGTTGGTGGTGGCTGGGGCCAGGCCTTTGATGACAAGGTGGCCGAGAACATAATCAATGCCGCAATCGACGAAGGGGTGAACTTCCTGGACACTGCCGATGTCTATGACGACGGAAAAAGCGAGGCCGCCGTAGCCCGGGTGGTCAGGCAGCGAAACAGGGGCGGGAAGGAAGATATACGGTTTGCCACCAAGTGCGGGCGGCGGATTGATCCCCACACCGACGAAAATTATACTCCCAAAACGCTCCGGCTTCACGTTGAGGAGAGTCTCAGAAACACCGGTCTGGAAACACTCGATCTGATCCAGCTCCATTGCCCGCCCACTCCGGTGTACAGCCGGCCCGAGATATTCGGTTTGTTTGAGGATTTGCAAAAGGAAGGAAAGATCAGAAACCTGGGCGTCAGCGTCGAGAAAATCGAAGAGGCCATGACGGCCGTGCAGTACCCCAACGTTTCGTCGGTGCAGATTATCTTCAACATGTTCCGCCAGAAACCGGCAGAAGCGTTTTTCCAGGAAGCCCAAAAAAAGGATGTCGGAATAATTGTGCGGGTTCCCCTGGCCAGCGGTCTTCTTGCAGGAAAGTATACCGCCCGGACCAGCTTTCACCCCCAGGATCACCGGTCCTTTAATCGTGATGGCGCTACCTTTGACAAGGGGGAAACCTTCAGCGGGGTAGATTACGACATAGCCCTGAAGGCTGTGGAAGAGCTCAAGAAGGCGTTGCCCCAACGGGAAGATCTCGCCGCAGTTGCTCTCAGGTGGATTCTCATGTTTGATCAGGTTAGTTGCATCATTCCTGGAGCATCAAAGCCCGAGCAGGTTCAGCGAAACGTCCGGGCTGTTCAGGCGGAGCCCCTTGCTGCGCAGGAGATGGAGGTGGTAGCGGGGATATACAATCAGTATATCCGGCCATCGATCCACCATCTGTGGTAG
- a CDS encoding methyl-accepting chemotaxis protein: MNTKKMAGFRSLQGLFMTLFGGISIGLLMLVSLFMVWQVAKTQQETVEEMATQIVEARTAEVGRWLAGHVENVRTMSQRVIISDADFDVIARDLRLRHDQIHPDHENIYFVNLEGDFITSGGLTGNLMHRDYVQAIFQRGNASSVSDGVISAATGNAIAPVAHEVRNRDGEVVGIMGASVTLTGLSELAGEMRFGRDGMGSVVDGSGLVIGDSRAEVRMNLNLTDAQGYQGMDAIARDLLAGRGGTRDYTSPQGQRFRAVYRPVPGGSGWSVAYLLPHADINAPVVRLVQIIALSILVATGGILLVILVFSRRFVTVLRDYVAQAEEYASGDMTRDLTTEYQQKFLHRRDELGALARAFEKIQDNIQSVVVGINQGAVELTATSQSISLSGQELARGSSAISEMSQQLSQGSTEQAASAEEVSASMEEMAASVQQSSDNANATEQIARQSSANAEESGHAMRETVEAMKQIAEKVSIIEDIARETNMLSLNAAIEAARAGEHGKGFAVVASQVRKLAENSAAAAREISELSGRSVQVAEKAGGKLDEMVPNIQRTAELVQEIAATSREMNTGTSQVNAAVNQLDEVIQQTAASSEELAATAEEQTAQVEGLSTAADELLEQARSLERSISYFKLREQQEGKLEPADRNASQKVLGIALARDENSDSR, from the coding sequence ATGAATACAAAGAAGATGGCGGGCTTCCGGTCTCTTCAGGGACTTTTTATGACTCTTTTTGGAGGGATCTCGATCGGGCTCCTGATGCTGGTCTCGCTGTTCATGGTCTGGCAGGTCGCCAAAACCCAGCAAGAGACCGTGGAAGAGATGGCAACGCAAATTGTGGAAGCACGAACGGCCGAGGTGGGGCGCTGGCTGGCCGGTCATGTAGAGAACGTCCGCACCATGAGTCAGCGGGTGATCATTTCTGATGCCGATTTCGATGTGATAGCCCGGGACTTGAGGTTGCGCCACGATCAGATACACCCGGACCACGAGAACATCTATTTTGTGAATCTCGAGGGCGATTTCATCACCAGCGGTGGCCTCACGGGAAACCTTATGCACCGCGACTACGTTCAGGCGATCTTTCAGCGGGGTAACGCCTCGTCGGTTAGCGACGGGGTGATCAGTGCCGCCACAGGAAACGCCATCGCTCCCGTGGCCCACGAGGTGCGAAACCGCGATGGTGAGGTTGTGGGAATCATGGGTGCTTCGGTCACGCTGACTGGTTTGAGTGAGCTGGCGGGAGAGATGCGGTTCGGTCGTGACGGCATGGGGTCTGTCGTGGATGGGTCCGGCCTGGTCATTGGCGATTCCCGAGCCGAGGTTCGGATGAACCTTAACCTTACCGACGCCCAGGGGTATCAGGGAATGGATGCGATCGCCCGGGATCTTCTGGCCGGCCGTGGGGGAACAAGGGATTATACCTCACCCCAGGGGCAACGCTTTCGGGCGGTTTATCGTCCAGTTCCGGGTGGGTCCGGGTGGTCCGTGGCGTATCTTTTACCTCATGCCGATATCAACGCTCCGGTGGTACGGCTCGTACAGATTATTGCACTCAGCATCTTGGTCGCTACCGGTGGTATCCTGCTGGTGATCCTGGTCTTTTCCCGGCGTTTTGTAACGGTTCTGCGTGACTACGTTGCCCAGGCCGAGGAATACGCTTCGGGAGACATGACCAGAGACTTGACAACCGAGTATCAACAGAAGTTTTTGCATCGCCGCGATGAGCTTGGCGCGCTGGCGCGGGCTTTCGAGAAAATACAGGACAACATCCAGTCTGTGGTGGTGGGGATCAACCAGGGGGCGGTGGAGCTAACCGCTACCAGTCAGAGTATCAGCCTGTCTGGTCAGGAACTTGCCCGAGGATCCAGCGCCATATCGGAGATGTCGCAACAGCTGTCTCAAGGGTCTACCGAGCAGGCTGCCTCGGCCGAGGAAGTTTCCGCCTCGATGGAGGAGATGGCTGCCAGCGTGCAGCAAAGTTCGGATAACGCCAACGCCACGGAGCAGATTGCCCGACAATCTTCAGCGAACGCCGAGGAAAGCGGGCATGCCATGCGGGAAACCGTGGAGGCGATGAAGCAGATCGCTGAAAAGGTGAGTATTATCGAGGATATTGCCCGGGAAACGAATATGCTTTCCCTGAATGCTGCAATTGAAGCGGCCCGGGCCGGCGAGCACGGCAAGGGGTTCGCCGTGGTCGCCTCCCAGGTTCGCAAGCTGGCAGAAAACTCGGCGGCTGCCGCCAGGGAGATCAGCGAGTTGAGCGGGCGTTCGGTGCAGGTAGCCGAAAAGGCCGGTGGCAAACTGGACGAAATGGTTCCAAACATCCAGCGTACGGCCGAGCTGGTCCAGGAGATTGCCGCTACAAGTCGGGAGATGAATACCGGGACGAGTCAGGTGAACGCAGCAGTGAACCAGTTGGACGAGGTAATACAGCAGACTGCTGCATCTTCAGAAGAGCTGGCTGCAACAGCCGAGGAACAGACAGCCCAGGTCGAGGGTCTTTCCACGGCAGCAGACGAGCTTCTGGAGCAGGCCCGTTCACTGGAGCGGTCCATTTCCTACTTCAAGCTTCGGGAGCAACAGGAGGGGAAACTCGAGCCAGCAGATCGAAACGCTTCCCAAAAGGTTCTGGGAATTGCTCTGGCTCGTGACGAAAATTCCGACAGCAGGTGA
- a CDS encoding ankyrin repeat domain-containing protein, translating into MKSLILVAILVLTTLAIGADPRDILATGTPEEIKSQLGSIRNALERDAFHWTPLMLAAAQNHHPEVIVLLLEQGENREARSLDDWDALMFAAAFNPNRDVLAALLEAGADPDRRTRDAWVAGYGVARFTGGMVQFDGLGLFQEAAPEEEREYGWSALFFAARYNDSPGVLEELLLAGADPRLRDEHGLTALDYIVQAGQGRGEFRKLLEVWTPPE; encoded by the coding sequence ATGAAGAGCTTGATTCTTGTTGCCATCCTTGTTCTGACAACCCTGGCAATCGGGGCTGATCCCCGGGATATCCTTGCAACGGGTACTCCGGAGGAGATAAAGAGTCAGCTTGGATCAATCCGGAACGCCCTGGAGCGGGACGCTTTCCACTGGACGCCCCTCATGCTCGCGGCAGCGCAAAACCACCACCCCGAGGTAATCGTCTTGCTCCTTGAGCAGGGAGAGAACCGGGAGGCTCGCAGTCTGGACGACTGGGACGCTCTGATGTTTGCCGCAGCCTTCAACCCCAACAGGGATGTTCTGGCGGCTCTTCTCGAGGCCGGAGCAGATCCCGACCGTCGTACCAGGGATGCCTGGGTGGCCGGCTATGGTGTCGCACGGTTCACCGGCGGCATGGTTCAGTTTGACGGGCTTGGATTATTTCAGGAAGCTGCCCCGGAAGAGGAGCGTGAATACGGCTGGTCTGCACTCTTTTTCGCCGCCCGGTACAACGATTCTCCCGGAGTTTTGGAGGAACTCCTCCTTGCCGGAGCAGATCCCCGGCTCCGGGATGAGCATGGCCTGACCGCCCTGGACTACATCGTCCAAGCGGGCCAAGGCCGTGGGGAGTTCCGCAAGCTCCTCGAAGTGTGGACACCCCCGGAGTAA
- a CDS encoding tripartite tricarboxylate transporter permease — protein sequence MARGRWPSGGAYIPTITLGIPGNTVTAVILAGLITHGISPGPSLFRNEVQLVYAIFIGLFVSNISCLYCSTP from the coding sequence GTGGCCCGGGGGAGGTGGCCCTCGGGAGGGGCCTATATCCCCACCATTACCCTGGGTATTCCCGGGAACACCGTGACCGCTGTAATTCTTGCAGGGCTTATAACCCACGGAATATCTCCGGGGCCGTCGCTCTTCCGAAACGAAGTTCAGCTGGTGTATGCAATATTTATCGGGCTCTTTGTATCCAATATTTCATGTTTATATTGCAGCACACCGTGA
- a CDS encoding alpha/beta hydrolase, producing the protein MRVCDHRSELARKLNPYDKAVYTELQQKKHQGLSATVPEDPHWKRYRRSCALPQRGLAYSFSWNFCDTSLAVHLFESPGKGEIRGTLFLLHGYLNHTGSGAELIRFLAGEGYRVFSLDLPGHGLSQGPLHDIDDFSRYSDLFVQFSLWLKRNWPAPYFFIGHSTGCSGFIDACLASGNAGMVSGQPSWHIFRRYILLAPLVRSAQWDLSYLGFDLLGGFVETCMGGKVPNLLGSPPTRDRTIKERHKKDPLRGKETSLSWVEALRSWDSRNRSYPAKDNLSPLVFQGTGDSVVDWKYNLKFLKEKLPEVRIKTYPGALHGLHYEARSIRKQLFADIRDELTGL; encoded by the coding sequence ATGAGAGTCTGTGATCACCGCTCTGAACTGGCCCGGAAACTGAACCCCTACGACAAGGCTGTCTACACAGAACTCCAGCAGAAAAAACACCAGGGCCTCAGTGCAACCGTTCCCGAAGATCCCCACTGGAAGCGGTATCGGCGCAGTTGTGCGCTTCCACAACGGGGCCTGGCCTACAGTTTTTCCTGGAACTTTTGCGACACCAGCCTGGCGGTGCATCTTTTTGAGAGCCCGGGCAAAGGCGAAATCAGGGGAACCCTTTTCTTGCTCCATGGCTATCTGAATCATACCGGCAGCGGGGCAGAGCTTATCCGGTTTCTTGCCGGCGAGGGATACCGGGTCTTTTCCCTGGACCTTCCCGGACACGGACTCAGCCAGGGTCCATTGCATGACATCGATGATTTTTCCCGCTACAGCGATCTCTTTGTCCAGTTCAGCCTCTGGCTGAAAAGGAACTGGCCAGCCCCGTACTTCTTTATCGGTCATAGCACCGGGTGCTCGGGTTTCATTGACGCTTGTCTGGCATCGGGTAACGCGGGAATGGTATCAGGCCAGCCCTCGTGGCACATTTTCCGCAGGTATATCCTCCTGGCTCCCCTGGTCAGAAGCGCCCAATGGGATCTTTCCTATCTTGGTTTTGATCTCCTGGGGGGCTTCGTGGAAACGTGCATGGGAGGGAAGGTCCCGAATCTTCTGGGGAGTCCCCCCACCCGGGACAGGACGATCAAGGAGCGGCATAAAAAGGACCCTTTGCGGGGCAAGGAGACTTCCTTGAGCTGGGTAGAGGCGCTGCGTAGCTGGGATTCCCGGAACCGATCCTATCCTGCGAAAGACAACCTGAGCCCCCTTGTCTTTCAGGGAACCGGCGACTCCGTGGTGGACTGGAAATACAACCTGAAATTTCTCAAAGAGAAGCTTCCCGAAGTGAGAATCAAAACATACCCCGGCGCCCTGCATGGCCTCCACTATGAAGCCAGGTCCATCCGCAAACAGCTCTTTGCCGACATCAGGGACGAGCTGACCGGCCTGTAA
- a CDS encoding histidine kinase dimerization/phosphoacceptor domain -containing protein — MSTVPAPRVSRPGFFLNGPGLEPVQTRRYQENPRRRNSLALGLSFLVLGLGQTPLAADVPRDILVLQSYHPLMRWGEEILQGVADEFSREAAAETLYVEYLDTKRWDPEELFPAQADFLRAKYAGRLPELIIATDDNALNFLVSYREEAFPEVPVLYTGINRSKEEVQTLSQGWATGIIEEVDFLGTIDLALKMLPDLSRLAVVTDATVTADLNRRLLRGLLPERPLGIDFLPDLPTAELQLRLRQLPPDSAVLYVSYIRLSSGELYSYTGGLERVAAVSPVPVFVLWDFLLGNGHALGGRVLRGRDQGRAVAGIARRYFQTGQFPRADSGLYPTSRVMLDYRAVDEWGLISAVKDAQLDVEWLNRRQTAWDLYRLEILVLVILFSSLFLLLLMAAWGRRQQKKQHNLLMESEQRWQFALEGGRSGVWDWDMVQDSLLVSDRWYSMLGYSVSAWISAVDDSLQLIHPDDLPRAVSSLDEMRASRSSHYELSTRKRCADGTYRWMLDQGMVVERNAAGTPVRAIGTQTDIDGLICLQQQLKESLGTKDVLIREIHHRVKNNMQIVASMLSLEMSQGDHKDFTVLAEKTRLRIHAMAALHEQLYANDTVALVPLQGYLCDLIGQLHQLCNARILLRTADNIPDVNLDIDEALPLGLLINELVSNACEHAFEPPCPASVDPQVTIGVALERQTMTVQVVDNGCGMTQADYYHHIRERSSLGLVLIDSLVQQLEGLLTIESPPSGGTVVLVRFPQKQGREPEPAGEALSL; from the coding sequence GTGTCCACAGTGCCCGCACCGCGTGTATCGAGGCCCGGATTTTTCCTGAACGGGCCTGGCCTGGAGCCGGTGCAAACCAGGCGGTATCAGGAAAATCCTCGCCGCCGGAACAGTCTCGCCCTGGGGCTCTCCTTCCTGGTACTGGGCCTGGGGCAGACGCCTCTGGCAGCCGATGTACCTCGTGATATTCTGGTCCTCCAGAGCTATCACCCGCTGATGCGCTGGGGCGAAGAGATTCTCCAGGGCGTTGCCGACGAGTTTTCCCGTGAAGCCGCAGCCGAGACGCTCTATGTGGAGTACCTGGATACCAAGCGCTGGGATCCCGAGGAGTTGTTTCCTGCCCAGGCTGACTTCCTGCGGGCCAAGTACGCAGGGCGGTTGCCGGAACTCATTATCGCCACCGATGATAACGCCTTGAACTTCCTGGTGAGCTATCGCGAAGAGGCCTTTCCGGAAGTTCCTGTTCTCTACACCGGTATCAACCGCAGTAAGGAGGAAGTACAGACTCTCTCGCAGGGGTGGGCAACGGGTATTATCGAGGAGGTTGATTTTCTGGGTACGATTGACCTGGCTCTGAAAATGTTGCCCGATCTGAGCCGCCTGGCGGTTGTAACCGATGCGACTGTGACAGCCGATCTGAACAGGCGTCTTCTTCGGGGCCTGTTGCCGGAGCGCCCTCTGGGGATCGATTTCTTGCCGGATCTGCCGACGGCGGAGTTGCAGTTGCGGTTGCGGCAGTTGCCCCCGGATAGTGCGGTTCTCTATGTGTCCTACATCAGGTTGAGTTCGGGCGAACTCTACAGTTACACCGGGGGACTGGAACGTGTGGCTGCCGTCTCGCCGGTGCCGGTCTTTGTGCTCTGGGATTTCCTCCTTGGCAACGGTCATGCCCTGGGGGGGCGGGTTCTGCGCGGACGGGATCAGGGTCGTGCTGTAGCTGGAATCGCTCGCAGGTATTTTCAGACCGGTCAGTTTCCCCGGGCTGATTCAGGCTTGTATCCCACATCGCGGGTGATGCTGGATTATCGGGCCGTAGACGAGTGGGGTCTCATATCAGCGGTCAAGGATGCGCAGCTGGATGTGGAATGGTTGAATCGCCGCCAGACCGCATGGGATCTCTATCGCCTGGAGATTCTTGTTCTGGTGATCCTGTTTTCAAGTCTGTTCCTTTTGCTGCTCATGGCTGCCTGGGGTCGCAGGCAACAGAAAAAGCAGCACAACTTATTGATGGAGAGCGAGCAACGCTGGCAGTTTGCTCTGGAGGGCGGTCGCAGCGGGGTCTGGGATTGGGACATGGTTCAGGATTCTCTTCTTGTATCGGATCGCTGGTACTCCATGCTGGGGTATTCAGTATCGGCCTGGATCTCTGCAGTAGACGATTCCCTCCAACTGATTCATCCTGACGATCTCCCCAGGGCAGTATCGTCACTGGACGAGATGAGGGCAAGCCGCAGCAGCCACTACGAGTTGAGCACCCGCAAGCGCTGCGCCGACGGAACCTATCGCTGGATGCTGGATCAGGGAATGGTGGTGGAGCGGAATGCCGCTGGTACACCGGTGCGCGCCATCGGCACCCAAACCGATATTGATGGACTGATCTGTCTGCAACAGCAGCTGAAAGAGAGTCTTGGTACCAAAGATGTCCTGATCAGGGAGATTCATCATCGGGTTAAAAACAATATGCAAATTGTTGCCAGCATGCTCAGTCTGGAGATGTCCCAAGGCGATCACAAGGACTTTACGGTGCTTGCAGAGAAGACCCGGTTGCGTATCCACGCTATGGCGGCCCTGCACGAGCAACTATATGCTAATGATACTGTAGCGCTGGTACCTCTTCAAGGATATCTCTGCGATCTGATTGGGCAGTTGCATCAGCTCTGCAACGCACGAATCCTCTTGCGGACTGCCGATAACATTCCTGATGTGAACCTCGATATAGATGAGGCGTTGCCCCTGGGCCTGTTAATCAACGAGCTGGTCAGCAACGCCTGCGAGCATGCCTTCGAACCTCCCTGTCCTGCATCGGTCGATCCCCAGGTCACAATAGGTGTGGCCCTGGAGCGCCAGACCATGACTGTTCAGGTTGTCGACAACGGCTGCGGAATGACTCAAGCAGACTATTATCACCACATCCGGGAGCGATCCTCTTTGGGGCTGGTTCTGATCGACAGCCTGGTGCAACAGCTGGAGGGCTTGCTCACGATCGAATCCCCCCCGTCGGGTGGTACCGTGGTTCTGGTCAGGTTTCCTCAAAAACAGGGCCGCGAGCCGGAGCCTGCGGGTGAGGCCCTCAGCCTGTAG